From Lolium perenne isolate Kyuss_39 chromosome 5, Kyuss_2.0, whole genome shotgun sequence, a single genomic window includes:
- the LOC127300195 gene encoding E3 ubiquitin-protein ligase RSL1: MADDYELAALHEQVALASSAAVSASDLDLAFQLQVSEAIEASLRATNSNPSSSTAAAAAAISPSFQPAPALESSDVAYALAVHAADLARAEEDRRDAQGCRAAHAQAAAAVRVAAHDAVFARELAAIPEGQWARDGDNFERPLDPSRPLFRVFFKGLSSKGVVGPRDRDPGVAALAVALCNQQGHVVLRIQKPVEASVGGRMTLEVMALTEGLQEALGLGIRSIKIVTDYRVLHNHLLGMWRPTQKKLADMVDQVLSLRKKFEQCEILLVEPRQLDYVMKLARESVESQLAKAITVNAGMDMRENCAICLEDTDVSKIHAVEGCAHRFCFSCMKEHVKVKLLHGMLPACPQDGCTKQLTVEGSKVFLSPRLLGIMVQRIREGQIPPAQKIYCPYPKCSALMALSEVIHPMQESSSKHTVADAATLRKCVKCRGSFCISCKVPWHDRMTCLDYNRMHPHAHSGDAKLESLAEHRRWRKCTKCKHIIELAEGCYHMTCVCGYEFCYTCGKEWKNKKQTCSCLLWDERNLIRNDIRGNVVRDDVRGNIDVDEDEDDYDEEDDYYVQEGLHYNQGFR, translated from the exons ATGGCCGACGACTACGAGCTCGCGGCCCTCCACGAGCAGGTCGCCCTcgcgtcctccgccgccgtctCCGCCTCCGACCTTGACCTGGCCTTCCAGCTCCAGGTCTCGGAGGCCATCGAAGCATCCCTCCGCGCCACCAACAGTAACCCCTCTTCCagtaccgccgccgccgccgcggccatcTCCCCCTCATTCCAGCCGGCCCCTGCGCTCGAGTCTTCGGACGTCGCGTACGCCCTAGCCGTGCACGCCGCGGACCTCgcgcgcgcggaggaggaccgGCGCGACGCGCAGGGCTGCCGCGCGGCCCACGCGCAGGCGGCCGCGGCCGTCCGCGTGGCCGCCCACGACGCGGTCTTCGCCCGCGAGCTCGCCGCCATCCCGGAGGGCCAGTGGGCCCGCGACGGCGACAACTTCGAGCGGCCGCTGGACCCTAGCCGGCCTCTGTTCCGCGTCTTCTTCAAGGGCCTGTCGAGCAAGGGCGTCGTGGGGCCGCGGGACCGggaccctggcgtggcggcgctggCCGTGGCCCTGTGCAATCAGCAGGGACATGTGGTGCTGAGGATACAGAAGCCGGTGGAGGCGTCCGTGGGCGGGCGCATGACGCTCGAGGTCATGGCGCTCACGGAAGGCCTGCAGGAGGCGCTCGGGCTGGGGATCCGAAGCATCAAGATTGTCACCGATTACAGGGTTCTTCACAACCAT TTGCTTGGAATGTGGCGTCCGACACAGAAGAAGCTTGCAGATATGGTAGATCAGGTCCTGTCCTTAAGGAAGAAATTCGAGCAATGTGAAATCTTACTTGTTGAACCAAGGCAACTTGACTACGTGATGAAACTAGCCAGAGAATCGGTAGAGTCTCAGCTTGCCAAAGCTATTACTGTGAATGCTGGCATGGATATGAGAGAGAATTGTGCAATCTGCCTTGAAGACACCGATGTTTCTAAAATTCATGCTGTTGAAGGTTGTGCACATCGCTTTTGCTTCTCCTGCATGAAGGAGCACGTGAAAGTTAAGCTGCTCCATGGGATGCTTCCAGCCTGCCCCCAAGATGGTTGCACTAAACAGCTGACTGTAGAGGGTTCAAAGGTATTCCTATCACCGCGACTCTTAGGCATCATGGTGCAACGTATCAGGGAAGGACAAATCCCGCCTGCTCAAAAGATTTATTGCCCGTACCCCAAGTGCTCAGCGTTGATGGCGTTAAGTGAAGTGATACACCCGATGCAAGAATCATCCTCAAAGCACACTGTTGCTGATGCCGCCACATTGAGGAAGTGTGTGAAATGCAGAGGCTCGTTCTGCATCAGCTGTAAGGTCCCATGGCATGACAGGATGACTTGCTTGGACTACAACAGGATGCACCCCCATGCTCATTCAGGAGATGCTAAGTTAGAGAGCCTTGCAGAGCACCGGCGGTGGCGCAAGTGTACCAAATGCAAGCATATTATTGAACTTGCAGAGGGTTGCTACCATATGACTTGCGT GTGTGGCTACGAATTCTGCTACACATGTGGGAAAgagtggaagaacaagaaacagaCCTGCTCCTGCCTGCTGTGGGATGAGCGCAATCTAATCCGTAATGATATCAGGGGCAATGTCGTCCGTGATGATGTTAGGGGCAATAttgatgttgatgaagatgaagatgactaCGATGAGGAGGACGACTACTATGTTCAAGAAGGTCTTCACTATAACCAGGGATTTCGGTGA